A stretch of the Candidatus Jettenia sp. AMX2 genome encodes the following:
- a CDS encoding SNF2-related protein, giving the protein MKVLDIAGIPVSFSNTVTIENLNYDSPYESYRSFKLNYEAHKLALHPAFDTLFSLNLARGIIPLDHQVNSVKKLLSRFRGRGMLCDEVGLGKTIEACLAMLELITRGLAKRVLILVPSSLIEQWKEETFFKFNLEFITSDDKRFKDCGTDAWDNFDRIIASIHTAKKMPHSNAILQQNFDLIIVDEAHHMKNANTVGWKFLNALRKKYIFLLTATPVHNNLEELFNLVTLVYPGELGTLKSFKRNYISSRDRLTPKNYESLKSLLSELIIRNRRATSDVKFTKRHARTIQIPMNEAERTFYESVSGLIKNQYNGSRQQIRMTLRILQEEIGSVPAAAASTLKSLKDKLPDNIILKNLIEQCNSITFPEKLRTLIDVVSKLTDKVIVFTKFRPSHALIAETLKKYDIPYSPLHGGMTRIEKESSIRKFQKETKVLIATDVGSEGRNLQFCNNIINFDLPWNPMRIEQRIGRISRIGQEKDVHILNLSAKGTIEDYILYLLDAKINMFELVIGEVDVILGKLDEESEFEELILDAWTKSANTAQFENKIHVLGENLLSARQKYFTLKDTEDKIFGDQYTTAVAEESPPEEEENEHVSI; this is encoded by the coding sequence ATGAAAGTATTAGACATTGCGGGCATACCCGTCTCTTTTTCCAATACCGTTACTATCGAAAATCTCAATTATGATTCACCTTATGAATCGTACAGATCGTTCAAACTCAATTACGAGGCGCACAAATTAGCACTTCATCCTGCCTTTGACACGTTATTTTCGTTGAACCTTGCACGGGGAATTATCCCGCTTGATCATCAGGTAAATTCTGTGAAAAAACTTCTCAGCAGGTTCAGAGGCAGAGGAATGCTTTGCGACGAGGTTGGTCTCGGCAAGACCATTGAGGCATGCCTTGCCATGCTGGAACTTATCACGCGGGGGCTTGCCAAACGGGTACTTATATTAGTTCCCTCCTCGCTGATCGAACAATGGAAGGAAGAGACGTTTTTTAAATTCAATCTTGAATTCATCACCTCTGACGATAAAAGGTTTAAAGATTGCGGAACCGATGCATGGGATAATTTCGACCGGATCATTGCATCCATCCACACCGCCAAAAAAATGCCCCACAGTAATGCCATCCTTCAGCAAAATTTTGACCTTATTATTGTGGACGAGGCACACCATATGAAAAATGCAAACACCGTTGGCTGGAAATTCCTGAATGCTCTCCGGAAAAAATACATCTTTTTGTTAACGGCAACACCGGTCCACAATAATCTTGAGGAGCTCTTTAACCTTGTTACCCTGGTATATCCCGGCGAACTCGGTACACTGAAATCATTCAAAAGAAACTATATTTCATCCAGAGACCGCCTGACACCCAAAAATTATGAGTCGCTGAAATCGCTTCTGAGCGAACTTATCATCCGGAACAGGCGAGCAACCAGCGATGTTAAATTTACGAAACGGCATGCACGTACTATCCAGATCCCTATGAATGAAGCAGAAAGAACATTCTATGAATCGGTATCCGGTCTCATAAAAAACCAGTACAACGGCTCACGGCAGCAAATAAGGATGACATTGAGAATCCTGCAGGAGGAAATCGGAAGCGTCCCCGCTGCAGCGGCTTCAACCCTTAAAAGCCTTAAAGATAAACTTCCGGATAACATCATACTTAAGAATTTGATTGAGCAGTGCAACAGTATAACCTTTCCCGAAAAACTCAGGACATTAATCGATGTTGTCAGCAAACTTACCGACAAGGTAATTGTTTTCACAAAGTTCAGGCCATCCCATGCCCTGATAGCAGAAACGTTAAAAAAATATGACATTCCCTATTCCCCGCTTCACGGTGGAATGACCCGCATCGAAAAAGAATCATCGATCAGGAAATTTCAAAAAGAAACAAAGGTACTCATTGCAACCGATGTGGGCAGTGAAGGAAGAAATCTCCAGTTTTGCAACAATATCATCAACTTCGATCTCCCCTGGAATCCTATGAGGATAGAGCAGCGTATCGGAAGGATATCGCGTATCGGACAGGAGAAGGACGTACACATCTTAAACCTGTCTGCCAAAGGCACCATCGAGGATTATATCCTGTACCTCCTCGATGCCAAGATCAATATGTTTGAACTGGTCATTGGAGAAGTGGATGTTATACTCGGTAAATTAGATGAAGAGTCGGAATTCGAAGAACTGATTCTTGATGCCTGGACAAAATCTGCAAATACAGCACAATTTGAAAATAAGATTCATGTTCTGGGAGAAAATCTGCTCTCCGCAAGGCAAAAATATTTTACCTTAAAGGATACAGAAGATAAAATATTCGGCGATCAATACACTACTGCGGTTGCCGAAGAATCACCCCCGGAAGAGGAGGAAAATGAGCACGTCAGTATTTGA
- the argC gene encoding N-acetyl-gamma-glutamyl-phosphate reductase, whose product MIKVGIIGATAYTSLELIKLLLHHPEVNIVYLGVRRTDRPRISDIFPSLKARIELPCEPIEQKNIPGGMDLAFTTLPPTVSMHYVPLFLQKGINVIDFSADYRFRDKALYERWYKAQHTDSNGITRAVYGLPELFRDDIRKTSLVGNPGCYTTAAILALAPLLVNGFIYPDDIIIDAKSGVSGRGREPKEDTHYCECNENIEAYSIGGHRHSPEIEHILSLKTNHKLSIQFVPHLIPMNRGILCTIYVKPRHKTAEGNPTLSDAEVRRIYKEFYTNEPFIRLKEGNEIPKTKDVIHTNFCDIATKVTENRIIILSAIDNLIKGASGQAVQNMNVMYGLNEKTGL is encoded by the coding sequence ATGATAAAAGTCGGAATCATCGGCGCTACAGCCTATACCAGCCTGGAACTCATAAAACTCCTCCTACATCACCCTGAAGTGAATATTGTATATTTAGGGGTGCGCAGAACAGACCGCCCCAGAATATCAGACATTTTCCCATCGCTAAAAGCAAGAATAGAACTCCCTTGCGAGCCAATCGAACAAAAAAATATCCCCGGCGGTATGGACCTGGCTTTTACCACCCTGCCACCGACAGTCTCTATGCATTATGTCCCTCTCTTTCTGCAGAAAGGAATTAACGTCATTGACTTCAGTGCTGATTACCGTTTTCGTGACAAGGCACTTTATGAAAGATGGTATAAAGCACAGCACACCGACAGCAATGGCATCACAAGAGCTGTCTATGGCCTTCCGGAGCTTTTCAGGGATGATATCAGAAAAACCAGCCTCGTAGGCAACCCGGGCTGCTACACTACTGCAGCTATATTGGCCCTTGCACCCTTACTGGTAAACGGATTTATCTATCCCGATGATATTATTATAGATGCCAAGTCAGGTGTGTCCGGACGCGGACGTGAACCAAAGGAAGATACGCACTACTGCGAATGCAATGAGAATATCGAAGCATACAGCATCGGAGGCCACCGCCACAGCCCCGAGATTGAACACATACTTTCACTCAAAACGAACCATAAACTTTCCATCCAGTTCGTTCCGCATCTCATCCCCATGAACCGTGGTATTTTATGTACCATCTATGTAAAACCAAGACATAAGACAGCAGAAGGGAACCCAACCCTTAGTGATGCTGAAGTCCGGAGAATATACAAAGAATTTTATACCAATGAACCGTTCATCCGTCTTAAAGAAGGAAACGAAATACCAAAAACAAAGGACGTTATCCACACCAACTTTTGTGATATTGCAACAAAGGTTACTGAAAACCGCATCATCATCCTTTCCGCCATTGATAACCTAATCAAGGGTGCATCAGGCCAGGCCGTTCAAAATATGAATGTAATGTACGGACTGAATGAAAAGACGGGATTATAG
- the atpD gene encoding F0F1 ATP synthase subunit beta, which produces MIKKENNKGTIVQVIGPVVDVRFTPGQLPAIKNAIRIQDEQRNISLIVEVAHHLGNDTARCIAMSSTDGLVRGMDAVDTGAPISVPVGKDVLGRVFNLLGDPIDKMGDVKTTNRSSIHRAPPSFEERETVTTVLETGLKVIDLLAPFARGGKVGLFGGAGVGKTVLIMELIRSIATEHGGYSAFAGVGERTREGNDLWLEMKESGVIDKTVLVFGQMNEPPGARLRVALAGLTMAEYFRDVEGQDVLLFIDNIFRFVQAGSEVSALLGRMPSAVGYQPTLATEMGDLQERITTTKKGSITSLQAVYVPADDFTDPAPVTTFPHLDATIALSRQIAELGIYPAVDPLRSTSRILDPRIVGQEHYEIAREVQRILQRYKELQDFIAILGMEELSEEDKILVARARRLQRFLSQPFFVAEQFTGTKGKYVPLKETIKGFKEVVEGKYDSLPEQAFYMVGGIEEVVEKAKQMGG; this is translated from the coding sequence TTGATCAAAAAGGAAAATAATAAAGGAACAATTGTACAGGTAATTGGCCCTGTAGTGGATGTCCGGTTTACACCGGGACAACTCCCCGCTATAAAAAATGCAATCAGAATACAGGATGAACAAAGAAACATCTCTCTCATTGTTGAAGTTGCACACCATCTGGGAAATGATACTGCCCGCTGTATTGCAATGTCGTCAACGGACGGACTTGTCCGTGGTATGGATGCGGTTGACACAGGCGCACCGATTTCCGTGCCGGTAGGGAAAGACGTGTTAGGAAGAGTATTCAACCTGCTGGGTGATCCAATCGATAAGATGGGTGATGTAAAAACCACAAACCGCTCCTCCATCCATCGTGCGCCTCCATCGTTTGAGGAAAGGGAAACGGTGACCACGGTGCTGGAAACCGGTTTAAAGGTCATTGACCTCCTGGCGCCTTTCGCCCGTGGCGGAAAAGTCGGGTTGTTTGGAGGTGCAGGAGTAGGAAAAACCGTGTTGATTATGGAACTTATCCGGAGTATTGCTACAGAACATGGCGGTTATTCCGCATTTGCCGGTGTTGGCGAAAGGACACGTGAGGGGAATGATCTCTGGCTCGAAATGAAGGAATCCGGCGTTATTGATAAAACAGTACTCGTTTTTGGCCAGATGAATGAGCCACCGGGAGCAAGGCTGAGGGTTGCGCTGGCAGGTTTGACTATGGCAGAGTATTTCAGGGATGTGGAAGGACAGGACGTGCTCCTGTTTATTGATAATATCTTCAGGTTTGTACAGGCAGGTTCTGAGGTATCGGCACTTCTGGGACGTATGCCTTCGGCTGTTGGATATCAGCCCACTCTTGCTACGGAGATGGGCGACCTGCAGGAAAGGATTACTACGACAAAGAAGGGTTCCATTACATCCCTGCAGGCCGTATATGTTCCTGCCGATGACTTTACCGACCCTGCACCGGTAACGACCTTTCCCCATCTCGATGCAACGATTGCGCTGTCACGTCAGATCGCCGAGTTGGGTATCTATCCCGCTGTGGATCCGCTGCGGTCTACCTCAAGAATACTCGACCCAAGGATTGTAGGGCAGGAACACTATGAAATTGCCAGGGAGGTACAAAGAATATTACAGCGTTACAAGGAACTCCAGGACTTTATTGCTATCCTTGGCATGGAGGAACTGTCGGAGGAGGATAAGATACTCGTTGCGAGGGCAAGGAGGCTGCAGAGGTTCCTGTCGCAGCCGTTCTTTGTCGCCGAACAGTTCACTGGCACAAAAGGCAAATATGTACCCCTGAAAGAGACCATAAAAGGGTTTAAGGAGGTTGTGGAGGGGAAGTATGATTCCCTGCCGGAACAGGCCTTCTACATGGTAGGCGGCATTGAAGAGGTCGTGGAAAAAGCAAAGCAGATGGGTGGATAA
- a CDS encoding Hsp20/alpha crystallin family protein — protein MIPINYPIAGYKADAKYNIENITKSFFFFNKDIDVSTSTPWQPPTDVYETPDEIVVKTAIAGTKPENIQVVFSEQTLTLSGYRADPSIHENTCFYQVEIRYGYFERSISIPKPIDADNIRATYREGFLQVVLPKTRQQTSKTLLIKINFP, from the coding sequence ATGATACCAATAAATTATCCTATTGCCGGCTATAAAGCCGATGCCAAATATAATATTGAAAATATTACGAAAAGTTTTTTCTTCTTTAATAAAGATATAGACGTCAGCACATCAACACCCTGGCAGCCCCCAACAGACGTATATGAAACTCCAGATGAAATCGTGGTAAAGACTGCTATAGCCGGAACCAAACCGGAGAACATTCAGGTTGTCTTTTCAGAGCAGACACTCACCCTGAGCGGATACAGAGCAGATCCATCAATTCATGAGAACACCTGTTTTTATCAGGTGGAAATCCGCTACGGGTATTTTGAAAGGAGTATTTCTATTCCAAAACCCATTGATGCTGATAACATTCGGGCTACCTACAGGGAAGGTTTCCTGCAGGTTGTTTTACCAAAAACAAGGCAGCAAACATCAAAAACCTTGCTTATAAAAATTAATTTTCCGTAA
- a CDS encoding RluA family pseudouridine synthase produces the protein MSIQTFTFTARDNTHTLLNFITQNLSVSKKKAKRLLDKRKVFVNKKRVWIASYRLQRGDVVEVFPEETQPPVFSKDFLLFRDDYYLIVSKPPHILTNGPGSLEKSIRKLFHHDGIQAVHRLDKDTSGAVIFAFTDEAFERMKALFKKHFLKKIYRVLVRGSVGRHAFTIDTPIYGQTAITHVKLLKKGKDASCLEVSIETGRTHQIRIHLASVGHPVLGETEYDRKPITNPLLRQVGRHMLHAYQIIFPHPYTHETVSVTADIPDDFHRCLSIFGLE, from the coding sequence ATGTCAATACAAACATTTACTTTTACTGCCAGGGACAACACACACACCCTGTTAAATTTTATCACACAAAACCTTTCTGTATCAAAAAAGAAGGCAAAACGGCTACTTGACAAGCGAAAGGTTTTTGTAAATAAGAAACGGGTCTGGATTGCTTCCTATCGGTTACAAAGGGGCGATGTTGTTGAGGTGTTTCCTGAGGAAACACAACCTCCGGTGTTTTCAAAAGATTTTCTCCTATTCCGGGACGATTATTATTTAATCGTATCAAAGCCACCACACATCTTAACAAATGGCCCGGGAAGCCTTGAGAAAAGCATAAGAAAACTTTTCCACCATGATGGCATTCAGGCTGTTCACCGGCTAGACAAGGATACTTCCGGCGCTGTTATTTTTGCGTTCACCGATGAAGCCTTTGAACGCATGAAGGCTTTATTCAAAAAGCATTTTCTCAAAAAGATTTACAGGGTATTGGTAAGGGGAAGCGTAGGCAGGCATGCATTTACCATAGATACCCCCATCTACGGACAAACGGCTATAACACATGTAAAACTCTTAAAGAAAGGAAAAGATGCCTCCTGTCTTGAAGTTAGCATTGAAACCGGGAGGACGCATCAGATCCGTATACACCTTGCCTCGGTTGGACATCCCGTCCTCGGAGAAACAGAATACGACCGCAAGCCAATAACAAATCCCTTATTAAGACAGGTCGGCAGACATATGCTGCATGCCTATCAAATAATCTTTCCCCATCCCTATACCCACGAAACGGTATCGGTGACGGCAGATATCCCCGATGATTTCCACCGCTGTCTTAGCATCTTCGGTCTTGAATGA
- the lon gene encoding endopeptidase La, whose product MTNKENNNPPEDHTLLAPDAGIHTINKPNRLKIPDELHILPIKDTVLFPGMVAAINITTERDLTMLNNVLATHRFLAIVAQKEKEARNMKPSDLYEYGTAAVVLQMLRMPDNTAKILVQGAKRIRVDEYVQTDPYFKAKVTIIEDIVEADKETEALFRNANDQFIRIINMVPTLPEELKIAILNIDHPGRLADMIAAHLNLNVSEKQQILEIINVKARLQKITTYLTREMEVMEMASKIQSQVKSEMEKGQKEYFLRQQLKAIQQELGEEDERSVEIKELKEKIEAAKMPPEVKKEAESELKRLSKIPPASAEYTVSRTYMDWLVSLPWSVSTNDNLDISSAHKILNEDHYDLEKVKERILEYLAVRKLRQDMKGPILCFVGPPGTGKTSVGMSIARAMGRKFVRMSLGGVRDEAEIRGHRRTYIGALPGRIIQGLKKAGTNNPVFMLDEIDKLGTDFRGDPSAALLEVLDPEQNHAFSDHYLEVPFDLSKVLFITTANILDPVPPALRDRMEVLELPGYTAEEKLLIAKQFTIARQLKAHGLTEAEITFDDDAISTIITEYTREAGIRNLEREIANICRKVAKAIASGEKDFVHVTADQVSDYLGPSKFFSEVAERTTEPGVATGLAWTQTGGEILFIEATSMPGTGKLMLTGHLGEIMKESAQAALSYIKSKADKMGIKIDDFNKYDFHVHVPAGAIPKDGPSAGVTIAIAMISLLKGIPVVPYVAMTGEITLRGNILPVGGIKEKVLTAKRAGITTVILPKRNEKDLTDVPENAKKEMRFLFVDKVDDMLPVVFGTKKPEEAIMKDRLVAV is encoded by the coding sequence ATGACAAACAAAGAAAATAATAATCCACCGGAAGATCATACCCTGTTAGCACCGGACGCTGGTATACATACGATCAATAAACCAAACAGATTAAAAATACCGGATGAGTTACACATCCTTCCCATCAAGGATACGGTGCTATTCCCCGGTATGGTAGCGGCAATCAATATCACCACCGAAAGAGATCTCACCATGCTGAACAACGTTCTTGCCACCCACCGGTTTTTGGCAATCGTAGCACAAAAAGAAAAAGAGGCGAGGAACATGAAGCCTTCAGACCTCTATGAATACGGAACAGCAGCAGTAGTTCTTCAGATGCTTCGTATGCCGGATAACACTGCGAAAATACTCGTACAGGGTGCCAAACGAATCAGGGTTGATGAATATGTTCAAACAGACCCTTACTTCAAGGCCAAGGTAACAATTATTGAGGATATTGTTGAGGCTGACAAGGAAACGGAAGCCCTGTTCAGAAATGCCAATGATCAGTTCATCCGCATAATCAATATGGTACCAACACTCCCGGAAGAACTGAAAATAGCCATTCTTAACATTGACCATCCAGGCCGTCTTGCAGACATGATTGCAGCCCATTTGAATCTCAATGTTTCCGAAAAGCAGCAAATACTGGAAATCATCAACGTTAAAGCCCGCTTACAAAAGATAACAACCTATCTTACCCGTGAAATGGAAGTAATGGAAATGGCATCGAAGATACAATCTCAGGTAAAGAGTGAGATGGAAAAAGGGCAAAAAGAATATTTTCTGAGACAGCAGTTAAAGGCAATACAGCAGGAATTGGGAGAAGAAGATGAGCGCTCTGTTGAAATCAAGGAATTAAAGGAAAAAATTGAAGCAGCAAAAATGCCTCCTGAAGTAAAAAAAGAGGCTGAATCAGAATTAAAACGGCTCTCAAAAATCCCTCCTGCTTCTGCAGAATATACCGTTTCCAGAACCTACATGGACTGGCTGGTATCCCTCCCATGGTCGGTCTCCACGAACGATAACCTTGATATTTCATCAGCGCATAAGATATTGAACGAGGATCATTATGATCTGGAAAAAGTTAAAGAAAGGATTCTCGAATATCTTGCAGTCCGGAAACTAAGACAGGATATGAAAGGTCCTATTTTATGTTTTGTCGGACCGCCGGGTACAGGAAAAACATCGGTAGGGATGTCAATCGCCCGCGCTATGGGGCGAAAATTCGTCCGCATGTCGCTCGGCGGGGTACGCGATGAGGCTGAAATCAGAGGGCACCGGCGCACTTATATCGGCGCATTGCCGGGCCGCATTATTCAGGGACTGAAAAAAGCAGGAACAAATAACCCTGTTTTCATGCTTGATGAGATTGACAAGCTTGGAACTGATTTCAGAGGTGACCCTTCAGCGGCCCTCCTGGAGGTACTCGATCCCGAACAAAACCATGCATTCTCGGATCATTATTTAGAAGTACCTTTCGATCTTTCAAAAGTACTATTCATAACAACCGCAAACATCCTGGATCCGGTTCCCCCTGCGCTCCGTGACCGGATGGAGGTATTGGAACTTCCCGGATATACCGCAGAAGAAAAATTGCTAATTGCAAAACAATTCACCATAGCGAGGCAGTTAAAGGCACACGGACTTACAGAAGCAGAGATTACTTTTGATGATGATGCAATCAGTACCATTATTACCGAATATACCCGTGAAGCAGGTATCCGGAATCTCGAACGGGAAATCGCTAATATTTGCAGAAAGGTAGCAAAGGCAATTGCCTCCGGTGAAAAGGATTTTGTTCACGTTACCGCTGATCAGGTATCCGACTATTTAGGACCTTCCAAATTCTTTTCGGAGGTTGCAGAACGAACTACCGAACCCGGGGTAGCCACAGGTCTTGCCTGGACACAAACAGGGGGTGAAATACTCTTTATTGAAGCCACCAGCATGCCGGGTACCGGAAAACTCATGCTTACCGGACATCTGGGTGAAATCATGAAGGAATCGGCCCAGGCAGCATTGAGCTATATTAAGTCCAAAGCAGACAAAATGGGGATTAAAATCGATGATTTTAATAAATACGACTTTCATGTGCATGTCCCGGCAGGTGCTATTCCCAAAGACGGCCCTTCTGCCGGTGTAACCATTGCTATAGCAATGATTTCACTTTTAAAGGGAATACCTGTTGTCCCCTATGTAGCGATGACAGGCGAAATAACCCTTCGCGGAAATATTCTGCCAGTCGGTGGTATAAAGGAAAAAGTGCTGACAGCCAAACGGGCAGGGATAACCACGGTTATTTTACCCAAAAGAAACGAAAAAGATCTTACCGACGTTCCGGAAAATGCAAAAAAGGAAATGAGGTTTCTCTTTGTAGATAAAGTAGATGACATGCTGCCTGTCGTTTTCGGAACAAAAAAGCCCGAAGAAGCCATTATGAAAGACCGGCTGGTTGCAGTCTAA
- the atpC gene encoding ATP synthase F1 subunit epsilon: MAKTFQFEIITPEKLIFSGAVQNVSATGTQGAFSVLADHAPFITELKTSIVTIRDTSNKTIRFALDGGFFEVMANNVIVLTDACVQEGNVDVGMVQAEKAQAEQTLAGSGSAEEKQKAQNALNRANTWLSLTN; the protein is encoded by the coding sequence ATGGCGAAAACATTTCAATTCGAGATTATTACACCTGAAAAGCTTATCTTCAGTGGCGCTGTTCAGAACGTTTCTGCCACCGGAACCCAGGGTGCATTTAGCGTTCTTGCAGATCATGCACCGTTTATTACGGAACTGAAGACAAGCATTGTAACCATCCGGGATACGAGTAACAAAACAATACGGTTTGCCCTTGACGGGGGATTTTTTGAAGTCATGGCAAACAACGTTATTGTGCTGACAGATGCATGTGTTCAGGAAGGCAATGTGGATGTCGGGATGGTTCAGGCTGAAAAGGCGCAGGCAGAGCAGACACTTGCCGGCAGTGGAAGTGCTGAAGAAAAACAAAAGGCACAAAATGCCCTCAACCGCGCTAACACCTGGCTAAGCCTGACGAATTAA
- a CDS encoding sulfite exporter TauE/SafE family protein — MDSMEIWQLLIIFGSGVIAGFINTLAGGGSFLTLPMLIFLGLPAVVANGTNRIAITVQSIFAVTGFRRKGISGFKSSLLLSVPSCIGAVIGAQLAVITSDILFKRILAVIMIFFFGVIFWDPIRSRYSKTMHAAEITELSRSRYTAVMAAMFFAGIYGGFVQAGVGFLFIMVLNMIGRLNLVKTNSHKVFVVGINALFSVFVFLLHGKIYWITGIVLAAGTGLGGWIGSNLAVSKGERFVRVVLAICVIAIAARLLV; from the coding sequence ATGGATTCTATGGAGATATGGCAATTATTAATAATTTTCGGGTCTGGTGTAATAGCAGGATTTATCAACACCCTTGCAGGCGGTGGTTCATTCCTTACCCTGCCAATGCTTATTTTTCTTGGTTTACCGGCGGTTGTGGCGAACGGAACAAATCGTATAGCGATTACTGTTCAAAGTATATTTGCAGTTACCGGATTCAGGAGGAAAGGTATCTCCGGTTTTAAATCCAGCCTTCTCCTGTCCGTGCCTTCATGCATAGGGGCTGTTATCGGGGCTCAACTGGCTGTAATAACCTCTGATATTCTTTTTAAAAGAATATTGGCGGTAATCATGATATTCTTTTTTGGGGTCATTTTCTGGGATCCCATCCGAAGCAGATACAGCAAAACCATGCATGCTGCAGAGATAACTGAATTAAGTCGGAGCCGATACACAGCAGTTATGGCGGCCATGTTTTTTGCCGGAATTTACGGTGGTTTCGTTCAGGCCGGAGTCGGTTTCCTTTTTATTATGGTCCTTAATATGATTGGCAGGTTAAATCTGGTAAAAACAAACAGTCACAAGGTTTTTGTCGTTGGAATCAATGCGCTGTTTTCAGTATTTGTGTTTCTCCTGCACGGTAAGATATATTGGATAACAGGTATCGTTTTAGCTGCCGGGACCGGTCTTGGAGGGTGGATCGGCAGCAATCTCGCCGTGAGCAAAGGTGAACGGTTTGTCAGGGTGGTGCTTGCCATCTGTGTCATTGCAATTGCAGCCAGGCTTTTGGTTTAA
- a CDS encoding NAD(P)/FAD-dependent oxidoreductase, with amino-acid sequence MKAKLSNASHLSINLTDVRFFIKGYHEHMEYDVIIAGAGPSGAASARYLVNEGLKVLVLEKKKLPRYKMCSGIIFKEAQDITEEYFGKIPESAYVTPSLLKGVRLWEDSKNFTDWPFHKNGNGAPNVWRSAYDNWLLKISGAEVKDCCSLKGFDDFGNFVKVECYDAVNNRAIIISCKYLISAEGSRSIIRATLDPGCEQGLGWFVAYQNYYEGDSGLDPYFYHGFLELSYGDVYAWYNVKDGLQVFGTAVRKGGRIYPYLLKYSEMLKNRFGLKVGKLVRKVSCLGNDMCTTGNFYLGKGNVLLVGEAAGFLHAFGEGISCALLTGLFAAEAITKGIRSGSNVLDCYSELTERERKQTKLSWRMGSKIAGRELMSVKRKIS; translated from the coding sequence ATGAAGGCCAAGCTATCCAATGCATCTCATTTATCTATCAATTTAACAGATGTCAGGTTTTTTATCAAGGGGTATCACGAACACATGGAATACGATGTTATAATTGCAGGGGCTGGCCCTTCAGGTGCAGCCTCAGCCAGATATTTGGTAAACGAGGGATTAAAGGTTTTGGTACTGGAAAAGAAGAAGCTCCCCAGATATAAAATGTGCTCGGGGATTATTTTCAAAGAAGCACAGGATATCACCGAAGAATATTTTGGCAAAATCCCTGAATCGGCATATGTTACACCAAGTCTTTTAAAGGGAGTAAGACTTTGGGAGGATAGTAAAAACTTTACCGATTGGCCCTTTCACAAGAACGGTAATGGTGCACCGAACGTATGGCGTTCAGCATATGACAACTGGCTTTTGAAAATTTCCGGCGCAGAAGTAAAGGATTGTTGTTCTTTAAAAGGGTTTGATGATTTTGGTAATTTCGTGAAGGTAGAGTGCTATGATGCTGTCAATAACAGGGCAATAATCATTTCCTGTAAATATCTGATAAGCGCAGAAGGTAGCAGATCCATAATCAGGGCAACCCTTGATCCGGGATGTGAACAGGGGCTAGGATGGTTTGTGGCATATCAGAATTATTACGAAGGCGATTCAGGGTTGGATCCTTATTTCTACCACGGTTTTTTGGAATTATCCTATGGTGATGTTTATGCATGGTATAACGTGAAAGACGGCTTGCAGGTTTTTGGTACGGCAGTAAGGAAAGGGGGCAGGATATACCCATACCTTCTGAAATATTCGGAGATGTTAAAAAACAGGTTTGGCTTAAAGGTTGGAAAATTAGTGAGAAAGGTCAGTTGTCTTGGCAATGATATGTGCACGACCGGTAATTTTTATTTAGGAAAGGGAAATGTGCTTTTGGTTGGGGAAGCAGCTGGCTTTCTCCACGCCTTTGGTGAAGGGATATCCTGCGCATTGTTAACAGGTCTCTTTGCGGCAGAAGCAATAACGAAAGGTATCAGATCCGGGAGTAATGTGCTTGACTGCTATTCGGAATTAACAGAACGGGAGAGAAAGCAAACAAAGCTATCATGGAGGATGGGTTCAAAGATTGCGGGAAGAGAACTCATGTCTGTAAAAAGGAAGATATCTTAG